The nucleotide window ATTACACATTGAGATTTCGCGTATTACGGAACGCGAGTAAGCACATGCATCTACCATTGCTTACAAAATCCCTTCAAACCGCACAGGTCATTCTAATTTTCATTAATACAGTAGGCATAAGATTATACAGGACACTAGCAAAGACAACAAAAAACAAACTTCACGTGATCAACGTGGTTCGATATTTCTTCCAGATTCTCTGTATCGTATTGACTTCTTTCAATTTTCCCTCTTATCATTCGTAAACGTGACGACACCTTAAAACTTCGGTATGCCCTTCGCCGTAACAGGCGAAGCTTTCTCCTCTTGACCCCCCTGCTTGCCCAATTCTACGAGCCGtcttgaagatgatggcaCTGATGCCTTGTCCGCTGCCCAGAGATTACCTGGTGACTGGGATAGTTGGGCAGTACGTTGAGCAGCTATTTCATGGGGGTGTGCTTGGGCAAGGGTATAACTCTATGGTAATCGCCATGTAAGCTGAGGTATTCGTGAAGCTCAGAGAAATCACAGAAGATGACGTACCTTGGCGTCGTAGATTGAGGACACAAGTTTCCAAGCTTCTTTGCCATCGCAAGTAAAGACATACCTATACTCGCCGAGATCCACAAAGTTGGCTGAAATCTCGCCTGATACCCAGTTAGTCAGTTCCATTACCCATCAAAAACTGTAATGACTGGCCAATAAAAGACTCACCACGTTTGAGAGTGAAAACGTAGGATTTCTTGTCATAATCTCCCAACATCGTGTATACGTCAAAGAACAAGGTGTTCAGGTGAACTTCATCTTTTCCCTGTGTCTTTTATCAGACACCGGTATAATAATGTTGGGAAATAGACCAACCTTTCCATTTTTGGACAAGAAGACATGTCCGCCCCGGGTTTCAAGCCACCTCTTTGACCATTTGCCCTTCTTTGTTTCATATAATACCCACGCGCCATACATAGGAGGAGTGGTTGGGACAGTCTGATACTCGGGATGAGTTAAGGCCTTTCAAAATCAGATCAAGAGAAGGGAATTACCTTGGCTGACGTGGTTCTCCCGCGAGCAGACTGTCTCACTTCAAAGCGATTACCCTTGGAGATATCCCAGCCGCTGATGATGGATTGGAGTGTCTCATACTCTCGCACATAACGTTCTGTCAACTCGTTAGACGACCTTATATCACATTTGACGACTCAGTGACTTACCACAATCCATCTCCACAAAGACCTCGCATAGAACCCAAGACATACCATTCTTTGATTCCTTTAAATCCCCGTTTTTACAGGCATCGACAAGGACATCTCGTGCGGTTGTCTTCGGTTGTAGCTCGAAGGTGATCTGCTTCGTTGACTTATCTGAGACAACCATGGCAGAAAGAAGCTTCACAGGAGGCTTGGGTATAGGGGGTAGAGGTGATTCGGGCCTTCTGGAAACTGCGTCTACGGGGCTCAGCTCACACGCTGTTAACGACTCGGACCACGTTGGGCGACGATTTATCTGGAGAGGGAGAACAGGCTTTCCGTCTGCCTGAGACACATGTCGATGTGAAACAGATCTCATCAGatccatcttctccatcatGACCAACGCCTTTTCCAATTTGGTTGTTAAAACATCTGCGGGCACGCCGCCTTCGCCATCCCAGTCCGTATCACCACCAGGATTACGTCCTCGCACTTTAACTTTGGAAAGCGTCTGAGATCTCTCTGGGGTCTGTCGAACTTCACGCCGTTGTTGCTGGGCAGCAGCAGTGTTTGCATGAGTCCTAGACAGAGGCAGGTCGTCCTCATCATTATCGACCTTTTCAATTCCACCCATATCTAGGTTCTCCCTAGCTTCATCTCTCGAAGACGGGTCAGTGGAGACATCAAACCTTCTTGACGCCCTGCTGTTTTTGATGGACATGGCAACAGACGTCGGTTGTGTATCGCTAGACAGTCTTGGGTCGACGGTGAATGTGGAAATTTCCAAGGCGGCCGGGTAGGAGTCGCTGCTtctggaggaggatggtTTCGCGTTTGGAGTTATCTCCTCAGCGGGGTCGACGACTTCTTCTGAGGGACCGACAAGATTAGATAATGAGGtctgttgttgttgatcATCCGACTTAGCATCCGCGCTTGAAGGAGGGGCATTAACGAAAGGTCGTCCGTGCGCCGAAGCAGGAGAGCTCGGCCCTTCAGAAACATGTCCGAGCACAGGCCCCCACGCGGATGAGCTGGCTCCCATGACTGGGGAAGACAAAGACATAGCTTTGGTGGGTATCAAATCAGCAGCGGGGCTGGCTTTGCTCGAGTACTGCTTGACAGTACCGTCAGCCAGTTTATCCTCCGGACTAGACTTGACCGATTCTTCTGATTTGTCGAGAATGCCATCGtgcttcttttcctctGTCTCACCCTTGGGCCAAATGCCCAGCTGCTCATACAGATCAAAGAACGAGGAGCTGGTTGGTGGTGATTTCAGGCTCATGCTAGTCGACCTGGATCTGGGCAAAAGCATAGGTGTTGAGCCACTTCTTTTGATTGGCGAGGTGGATGACGAAGAGTCTGATAGCGGTGTCGCAATAGGTGCGGGTGGTAAAGGAACGTCTGGAGGTGTCCCTGACTCTGTAGGTCCGCAAGAAGTGGAACGTGTCATATAAGGTGGATTAGGAGGTAAAAGAGGTGGACTGGGAGCAGGTAAGTCTAAGCGTGGGTGACGCGGCGGTTCTTGAGGACTGCTCCGGAGgtcttccttcttttcgACGTCCGGCCGCTGGACTAATCCTCTTACAGTACCCGTTTTCTCAATTCGTCTCGCAGGCATCTCTTCAAGCTCCGGGTTACTTTTCTTCGTCGATGTTGATCGTAAGTTCGCTAATGATTTGGCTTTCGCTATCTTCGGCCTGGACGGTAGAGAAAGCATGTTTTTCAGATCCCTAAGGCTAGGCGAGTTTGATCGAAGCTTCGGACGTAATGGTGAAGGCGGACGTAAAGCAGAGGGTTCGGCAGCAATATCGAGATGAGATTCGAATGGATCAGGGgggagagaaggatgggTAAAGCCGCGCTCATTTCCCCCCGGAGTTGACTGAGCAAAGAAAGACATTATGTTGTTGCGTTTCAACTCCCCAAGTGGGGCACGTCGATCACCGGTGGGAGGAGTATGAGAAACATAGTTGTTGCGGCCTGTTGGGAGGGGTGGAAGGGGCTGGTCAGAGTGCTTAGGGGACTGTCGCAGAGCCGCCTGCGACTTGGATTTGAAAAGCTTGCGCatacccttcttccatgAAGAAGACATTGACGACTGTGATGGCTTGACATTCTCCTTTGAGGACTGAAGGTGAGAAGTTGATGGGAGGGGTGGACCAAAGTCATGTAATGGAGAAGGATAATTACTGGGAGAGGAGTAATAATTACCTGGATATGTGTGGTTGATTGGTGACTGCAAAGGGGAATTGATTGATGCGGGCGAAGACAAAAAATATGTGGACGGAGACGACGGCATCGGTGGGGGCGCCTCAAACTAGACATCTGTTAGCCATGGACTAGGTTTGAAGCATAAGGACTTACCGAGTCATCCGCACCATCTGCCACTTGCACATTCAGCTCGTTTCTCCTCCCCAGAGCCATTCCATTAAGCATCCTGAAGCTCTTTTGCTTCACCACTCTTTTCATCGGCTCATCCACGCCCAAAATCCTCTCCCCGTTGGATGCCTTTTTCCTCACCGTAGGTGCTCTTTCGTTGTCGGAAAAGAAAGTGCCTCGTCTTCCCATACTCTTACCGGTGTTATCTATAGTAGGCGCCAGCGATGTTTTCCTAGAAGTCTGAGCAGACCAATAGATAGTCGGAGATGCCGATCTGTCCTCCCAGTTCAAGCCCGACGAAAAAGACGCGTCTATCCCCTCAGGCTCATCCCACAGTCCGTCGCGGGCATATATGCCTGCGGTGGGCGTACCTGGTGGATAGGGGTAGTCGGAGAAAAGGTCGGCATCGTTGAGGGGGGGCTGTAAGGAGAGCGGAGAACGTTCAGCAGTGGACATGGGAGTATGGACAGTATACACAAGTTGTTTGGTGGGAAGAAAGTAGGAATGTACTAATATGCCGTGGTTCACGCTGGCGAAACTCAAGGGAAACCAGTCGCCAAAACTCGCACTTTCGCGAAAGTGCCACTTCCATCAAAATCCGCCAAACAAACAATCCAGAAACCTTCGATTCCTCGTCGCGCCCTCAGGTACACCGCTGTTTAATACCCTGAAATCCATCGTGAATCCAGAATTTTTAGGCTGATTGGAAGTAGCTAATCGGTTAATAACGTATGAACCAGATGTCAACGCGACGCGCTGTTTGGTTGCCGCACTCTCCAACTTCACTGTTCGTTTGTTCCCCCCTGCTTCCTGCATCCCCCAATTCGTATGACTACTGCGGGCCCTTTTTCTATTCACGCCTCTTGTCCTCGGGTTCGTTTTCCTCGTCAGCCTTCATAAACATGGTTTTTTTTGGAAAAATTTTTAAAGCACACAGATCCGAGACGCATGCTTCATGCATCGAGCGAATCACGACAGAATGAAGGAAGGTATGGCTGGGCGACAGTAGCGACGAGTAATGACCCAATGGACAACTGCTTTTGTTTGAATCGCAGCTTCTGCCCATAAGTATGAGTCTCGTCATTCAACGGTTGCACTTATTATACATCGATGTCTCTTCCACTTATACTACCTTCAGATTTTGTCGTGTCTGTGTTAATTATACTTGTAATTTCGCATATGACGTACTTTACCTATATTGCTCTACTATATTAGTATCATTGCTAGTACTGTATATTACGGCTACGTCATAGTACTCGTAATGTTTGCTTTGTCCAATTTGTCGATCGAGAATGCCTGCCGTAGAGGGCGTATATAGTATAGTTGTTTAAAAAATATCCGTAGCACCCGCTCTAGGTTGTTTGCATATGAAACATGACTTTTTAACATTGAAGCTAACCTCGGGAAGTGATTAACTGAGCCAAATGTTCTCCATGCACTGCAAAGGAACAGATATAGTTTAATGAGTCTCACACACTGCACGGCAAGCAAGGACTTGCTCGCCTCCTCTTTCGCATTTCAATCATTCAGACTTACTGTGAACAGCATGGCTCATCGTGACCATGCCATCACCATTCCCATGTCTGCTTGTGGATGATCGACATACGTGGGGAAAAACTATCCGTCACTTGAATGAATCAACATGCCTTTCGGCCTGAATATCGATAACGAATCGATCGTCCTGATTGTCAAACGAACCGCATACTCTTGTAAGGTATCCTCGTCTCAAACATTTCTCCCCGATTTGGATCTCCAGCCACCTGGTTTGTGTTTCAGCTAGACAGTAAAGATTTAGAGAAATAAACATAATTTGCTGAgctcaagaagaagatcgGCGGACGACCCATCTTTAGTACGTCACAAAAGCCGAAAGCAGCAGTGCATATTGTATTATTATTCTTCTTGGGGATGGCATTGATGTGCACTATGGTAAAGACatcagtcagtcatttAAGAAAAATGCGCACCGAAGAATAATGACGATAAAAAAATTCTGATTAGTTTAGACTTCCTCGTCCCATCCCGTCTTAACATGAGCGAGACACTCTTCGAATATGTCCCTGGTTTTACTTCAAATCCTTATGCAAGTCAAGATAATGGTAATTCCCGAAGATATCGAAGGCCTTATTACACCCACTCATGTCCTGGGAGTACACCGCCAGGTCAATTTTATTTTGGCTGACTTCGAAGGCAGTCACCCAGAGGAGCTGAAAGCACAAGCTCTCCAGAACTGGGTGACTATATGTTAGCTCCTTTGGGAGCACTGGTAGAAATCTAATCCAAGCAGTGATGGAATTCCTATGAGAGTATATAGTCCGATGTCTTTGTGGTGCATGTCCACTATATTGGTAGCATTGCGCAGGCGATATCCGTTATAGATGGGCGGCTAAGTCTAAAATATGCATATGCAGATCATATATAAGAATGTTACAGCATGGTAGGTTTTCCACCCATGATCTAAGTGTCGTTCCTTATCGAGGTTTAATTCCTCCAACTACGAGCAGTGGTCAGCATTGGGAAAGGTAATTCAATGTCTACCGGCGAACTAACATTTTCACAGTCTTATCTCTGCCACCACTGACGACTTTGTCGGCAACAAAGTCCACACAGTATACTTCGTCAGTATGGCCGGGAAGATCAACACGGATTTTGTAAGTTTTGAGGTTCCACAACTACCAAGATGGTTTAGCAGATTCTTACTGTGCCTGGGTAAACTGCTTACTTTGAGCGTTGTATCCTTGCTTGCACTAACCAACATCCTTGAGTCCGCCGACCAAGCAACCCTGTACACTGCTGCCACATGTCCTCTAAGACTTGCAATAAATTTCCCTGTCCTTCCTTCCCAGAGCTTGACAGCGTTGTCAAAACCGGCACTGGCAATCATTCGGCCGTCAGGGGAGAATGCAACATGATTGACTTGTTTCTGATGCCCCGTCAGCCGAGCGAGAGGTTTCTTGGGAGTAGCAGTAGATGAGAAGGACGAGGAAGCCTGGTCGGGCCAAAGATAAAGGGTGTGATCATCGGAACCAGTAATGAGCGTCTCGGGCTGGTTGGAGGTAACAGATTTGTATCGCTCCTCCGCGCGCTTTTTGACTATCGAGGTGTCAGCGGACGGAGAAAATGCAGCTATCAAGTAGTGCCTACCTTCTTCATCGCTGGTAGGGATTTTACCAGTGTGGTCGAATGGACCAGTCCTCAAGACGAAATCTGTGCTGAGCGCCATAGTATTAACCCAATGGGCATGTTCAGACAGTGTCCTGATAAGCTTTCCCTGTAATTCTCGTTAGTTTCTTATTTTTATCTCCACAATGACCACTCGATGGCTCACATCAACGCCACTCCAAATCTTGACAGTTCTGTCACTGCTTCCTGTGTATATGACATTCTCACCTCCCCATCTTAAGCAGTTGACACTCGCAGCATGGCCGGTAAGTACGAATTCCAACTTTCTGGTGGAGGTATTCCAGACTCGGACAGTGCCGTCTTTTGAAGCAGAGGCAATACGGGGCCCAGACGAGCTCTTAGGGACGAGATGAAGAGGCTCGAAAGCCAGCGCAGTGACCCATTTGGTATGACCCAAAAGGGGCGCACCATAAGGTTGGCCTGTGGCTGGATTCCAGAGCCTAACTTGTCCGTCATGTCCACCAGTAGCAAGGATCTTTTCCCGGCTATCCCATTCAACGCACAGAACCCAACCCTTGTGGCCCGACAGAGTCCATTTGGGGGTTTCGGTCTCCATGTCCCACACCCGGCAGCTAGCGTCTCCCGAGCCTGTAGCAGCATATCTACCAGTAGGAGACTGTGCACAACAAAGGATCGGAGATGAGTGGCCTGCAATGGCTGTCAGCTTCAGTACTATTTAAATGCAGAAAACTTGCGCACCAGTCAATGTAGCACTGCACCTCCCCACACTTCTAACCCTGAACACCGCTTGCGGCTCACACCATAGTTCAAACACATCTTCCGGGGAAAAAGTACTATTTTTCACTTCAAGGGCATCAGATTGAATAGAGTTATTGATTTGCACTCGAGCAGATGCCGGAGTCGTCGAAGTTGAAGGTACTTTAGGAACGAGGTGGAAGGCGTACGGCAGAGGATCTTCAGCCTGTATTAGAGTCAGCGACTATGCAACGAATGATTAAGACACTGACTTCTCCCCTAAGCTTGTTTACAAGCATCTGTAAAGCATCCCTGGCGGTATCGGCAGGCAAGTTAATCGCAGGACCAAGACTGGATCCATCTTCTGCAGATTTGAACTGGACCACAATCGAGGGAACGTCTTTCGCCGGTTCTTCCACCTTGGGCATTTGGGACTGCGCGTAGGCCGACCTCTGCCGCTTTGGCGGGGGAAGTTGAGTAGCCATGGTGGAACGTTATGGATGTTTTTTGAATATGAGTCTAGTTTGTAATTTTGGTGGACTTGGAAATCTGAAATTCTGGGAGAAAGTGCAATATTTGGTTGCCCAACAATTCCCCGCGCTGGTTATTTGTTTTGGGTGTAAATATCCAATCCACATCTCTATCGAACAATTTCCGGCGCAAATTCACCAACATTACACTATCATGGAGGGCAAGAACGAGGACATGCATACCCCAAGAGGACCGGAGGATGCTGTGCGTACGCCAGCCGCTGTGTAATGACAAGCAGGGCTGACAACTATAATCTAGTCCAATATTGCCGACGAGTATCCCTCGCCAGAGCGACAGAATCAAGACGACATGCTCGGACGAGACATCCAACACCATCTAGATATGCACGAGCGGGATACAAGGGATACGGATAGTCCTGGTCAGACAGATATGCAGATGGAGCTTGCAAAACAGGTCGCAGCTCAAGCAATAGAAGCGGCTGTTGCCCATGTACAGGTTAATGCGGACAGACAAGAGACAGAAGAAACAGAGGCCTGCGGACAAGGTTCGAACGGTAATGAGAGGAACATCCGCATGCGCGAAGAGCCCCACATGTCAAATTCGCAACACCATCCTCGCCAACCAGTGTTTTCTCGTCCTCGACAATCATTCACCGCCCTGTCGCCGCCCAACGTTGCGACTTCTGTTGCCGGCCCATCGACACTGCGCCGTTCACCCTTGCCTGATACATTTTCTAGATCATCCGCGCTTCTTTCAGCCAACGACCAAATTGCTATTCTTCGGGAATCCTATGCCCGCAATCCTAACCCTGATAGAAAAGAACTTGAGAGGCTGGCGGCCAAGACTGGCAGGCCATGGAATAAGATCAGAGAATATTTCCGGCAGCGAAGAAACAAGCTGAGGGGCTTGGATCAACTAgaaaagatggaggaaCCCGGGAGAGCTTCGGGATGGTGAGTTATATGTTGTGGCTGTTAGAACAACGCCAACTTTCCACAGGTTACAAATAACATACCGCTCTGCCCCAGTCACCTCTCAAGTTCCCCAGCTTGCCCTCTACAACTCGTACCGTCATCGATTTGATCCATACTCCTCATCTACCCCGTTACTAGGTGGACAGGATCTCATACAATTAGCCTGCGCTACATTTCCCGGCTGCGAAATGGCCAGAGACGATGGAGAATATGTTCTGAAAGGGTTGAAggaaaaagacaaagagagagaagagacACTCGGAAACAACGAAGCCCTGGGAAGGAAGGACAGGGAGGTCGACCCAGAAGAGTGGGAAAGAGGGATGGAGGGCCTAGTTGAACCTCTAAGAGCTGGCAGTTGGTTGTTGAGCTCTTTCCAGAGCCAGCCAGGGACAAGTGGGTCAAATATCACCCAGACTGACCTTTACACTTCTTATGCCGCAAGGTTTTCCTCCTTGCTCACGGGAGTGTCGGGAACGAGCAACGGTAATGCCCATCTAAATGATCAACATGGCCTTTCAGACGAGGAGACTGAGTTGCGTAATCACGCCGAATCACTCAAAGCCTTCGAAGACGCTGGTTTAGGTGACACGCAGGGGGAGGAAGATCAGCTATCGACTGTCGAAGAATCGGATCAGAATGAACCTTCTCCTGCATCCTTCCCTATCGAGCCAAACCCGCTACCACAAGCACCACGTGAAAGCAGGTTACTTACGCCGGTTGAATTGATCAACCTGACTCGCATGACTTTCCCCGCATGCGAACCATGTGTTGATGCCTCAGGACGGTTTGTTATCAAAGGTTTGGAACGACGAGAAGGGCTGGAGCCGGGGAGGAAAAGCAGAGAAGGGGAAATGTTCCCGTTTGCATTGATGTCTGAAAAGCAGCCTGGGGAGGAGTTTGTCAAGGCCATGAAACGCAAGCTAGCAAGTCTTCATCCTGAAGGAACAGAACGTAGAAGCGGCGGTGAAtcaaagaggaagagggaggaagtATTGACaga belongs to Cryptococcus gattii WM276 chromosome I, complete sequence and includes:
- a CDS encoding Hypothetical protein (Similar to TIGR gene model, INSD accession AAW42839.1; CND05480); translation: MPARRIEKTGTVRGLVQRPDVEKKEDLRSSPQEPPRHPRLDLPAPSPPLLPPNPPYMTRSTSCGPTESGTPPDVPLPPAPIATPLSDSSSSTSPIKRSGSTPMLLPRSRSTSMSLKSPPTSSSFFDLYEQLGIWPKGETEEKKHDGILDKSEESVKSSPEDKLADGTVKQYSSKASPAADLIPTKAMSLSSPVMGASSSAWGPVLGHVSEGPSSPASAHGRPFVNAPPSSADAKSDDQQQQTSLSNLVGPSEEVVDPAEEITPNAKPSSSRSSDSYPAALEISTFTVDPRLSSDTQPTSVAMSIKNSRASRRFDVSTDPSSRDEARENLDMGGIEKVDNDEDDLPLSRTHANTAAAQQQRREVRQTPERSQTLSKVKVRGRNPGGDTDWDGEGGVPADVLTTKLEKALVMMEKMDLMRSVSHRHVSQADGKPVLPLQINRRPTWSESLTACELSPVDAVSRRPESPLPPIPKPPVKLLSAMVVSDKSTKQITFELQPKTTARDVLVDACKNGDLKESKNGMSWVLCEVFVEMDCERYVREYETLQSIISGWDISKGNRFEVRQSARGRTTSAKTVPTTPPMYGAWVLYETKKGKWSKRWLETRGGHVFLSKNGKGKDEVHLNTLFFDVYTMLGDYDKKSYVFTLKRGEISANFVDLGEYRYVFTCDGKEAWKLVSSIYDAKSYTLAQAHPHEIAAQRTAQLSQSPGNLWAADKASVPSSSRRLVELGKQGGQEEKASPVTAKGIPKF
- a CDS encoding Hypothetical protein (Similar to TIGR gene model, INSD accession AAW43338.1; CND05460), translating into MSTAERSPLSLQPPLNDADLFSDYPYPPGTPTAGIYARDGLWDEPEGIDASFSSGLNWEDRSASPTIYWSAQTSRKTSLAPTIDNTGKSMGRRGTFFSDNERAPTVRKKASNGERILGVDEPMKRVVKQKSFRMLNGMALGRRNELNVQVADGADDSFEAPPPMPSSPSTYFLSSPASINSPLQSPINHTYPGNYYSSPSNYPSPLHDFGPPLPSTSHLQSSKENVKPSQSSMSSSWKKGGSATVP
- a CDS encoding uncharacterized protein (Similar to TIGR gene model, INSD accession AAW43259.1), whose amino-acid sequence is MEGKNEDMHTPRGPEDASNIADEYPSPERQNQDDMLGRDIQHHLDMHERDTRDTDSPGQTDMQMELAKQVAAQAIEAAVAHVQVNADRQETEETEACGQGSNGNERNIRMREEPHMSNSQHHPRQPVFSRPRQSFTALSPPNVATSVAGPSTLRRSPLPDTFSRSSALLSANDQIAILRESYARNPNPDRKELERLAAKTGRPWNKIREYFRQRRNKLRGLDQLEKMEEPGRASGWLQITYRSAPVTSQVPQLALYNSYRHRFDPYSSSTPLLETLGNNEALGRKDREVDPEEWERGMEGLVEPLRAGSWLLSSFQSQPGTSGSNITQTDLYTSYAARFSSLLTGVSGTSNGNAHLNDQHGLSDEETELRNHAESLKAFEDAGLGDTQGEEDQLSTVEESDQNEPSPASFPIEPNPLPQAPRESRLLTPVELINLTRMTFPACEPCVDASGRFVIKGLERREGLEPGRKSREGEMFPFALMSEKQPGEEFVKAMKRKLASLHPEGTERRSGGESKRKREEVLTEEDKELIEGLKRFRGSKLGEQVRDVCVSQ
- a CDS encoding Conserved hypothetical WD repeat protein (Similar to TIGR gene model, INSD accession AAW43234.1); translation: MATQLPPPKRQRSAYAQSQMPKVEEPAKDVPSIVVQFKSAEDGSSLGPAINLPADTARDALQMLVNKLRGEAEDPLPYAFHLVPKVPSTSTTPASARVQINNSIQSDALEVKNSTFSPEDVFELWCEPQAVFRVRSVGRCSATLTGHSSPILCCAQSPTGRYAATGSGDASCRVWDMETETPKWTLSGHKGWVLCVEWDSREKILATGGHDGQVRLWNPATGQPYGAPLLGHTKWVTALAFEPLHLVPKSSSGPRIASASKDGTVRVWNTSTRKLEFVLTGHAASVNCLRWGGENVIYTGSSDRTVKIWSGVDGKLIRTLSEHAHWVNTMALSTDFVLRTGPFDHTGKIPTSDEEVKKRAEERYKSVTSNQPETLITGSDDHTLYLWPDQASSSFSSTATPKKPLARLTGHQKQVNHVAFSPDGRMIASAGFDNAVKLWEGRTGKFIASLRGHVAAVYRVAWSADSRMLVSASKDTTLKLWNLKTYKIRVDLPGHTDEVYCVDFVADKVVSGGRDKTVKIWRN